A genomic region of Leptotrichia hofstadii contains the following coding sequences:
- the carB gene encoding carbamoyl-phosphate synthase large subunit yields MPKRKDIETILVIGSGPIIIGQAAEFDYAGTQACLSLREEGYKVILVNSNPATIMTDKEIADKVYIEPLTVEFVSKIIRKERPDALLPTLGGQVGLNLAVELHKAGVLEECGVELLGTKLDSIKQAEDRELFRDLMNELGEPVPESDIIHNLEEARRFVEKIGYPVIVRPAFTMGGTGGGICHNDEELEDIVTNGLRYSPVTQCLLEKSISGYKEIEYEVMRDSNDTAIVVCNMENIDPVGIHTGDSIVVAPSQTLTDREYHMLRDVSLKIIRALKIEGGCNVQLALDPYSFNYYIIEVNPRVSRSSALASKATGYPIAKIAAKIAVGLTLDEIINPVTKNSYACFEPSLDYVVSKIPRFPFDKFEKADRHLGTQMKATGEVMAIGRTYEESLLKAIRSLEYGVHHLGLPNGDEFSLEYILRRIQKAGDERLFFIGEALRRGVTPQEIHDITKIDMFFLDKMKNIIDIEVELKANVNNPDALLFAKRYGFSDKVIAHRWNTTEDKVYKLREKCNIKPVFKMVDTCAAEFKSETPYFYSTYEQENESVVGNKKKIIVLGSGPIRIGQGVEFDYATVHAVKAIKESGYEAIIVNNNPETVSTDFSISDKLYFEPLTEEDVMAIIELEQPEGVVVQFGGQTAINLAEKLARHGVKILGTALEEIDNAENRDKFEALLHKLNIPQPLGKTAFDTETAVKNAAEIGYPVLVRPSYVLGGRAMEIVYREEELRQYMENAVKVSPDYPVLTDRYLVGKEIEVDAICDGETVVIPGIMEHIERAGVHSGDSIAVYPPQSITDSQKRTLIDYTTRLAKGLNIIGLLNIQYVISDGEVYVLEVNPRSSRTVPFLSKITGVPMANLAMKGILGEMLKSKGYQTGLIEESKHVYTKVPVFSFQKLKDVDTTLGPEMKSTGEVMGSDENLEKSLYKGLISSGIKVKDQGSVLFTISGTAKEEAYGLAKRFSRLGYHIMATKGTARYFEEKGLRVETVGKIEEEGKYEHDVLGLIYKGLVDMVINTAGKKKTARNDGFKIRRAASEQEIACLTSLDTTDALLKVLESISFNVSSI; encoded by the coding sequence ATGCCTAAACGAAAAGATATAGAAACAATTTTAGTGATTGGATCTGGACCGATTATTATTGGACAGGCTGCTGAATTTGATTATGCGGGGACACAGGCGTGTTTATCATTGCGTGAAGAAGGATACAAGGTTATCCTTGTAAATTCCAATCCTGCAACTATTATGACAGATAAGGAAATTGCGGATAAAGTATATATTGAACCATTAACTGTTGAATTTGTGTCAAAAATTATAAGAAAAGAGCGTCCAGATGCCTTGCTTCCTACTCTTGGAGGGCAGGTTGGGCTAAATCTGGCTGTGGAACTGCACAAAGCGGGAGTGCTGGAAGAATGTGGAGTAGAACTGCTAGGAACTAAGCTTGACTCTATTAAGCAGGCGGAAGACAGGGAACTGTTCAGAGATTTGATGAATGAACTGGGAGAGCCTGTGCCTGAATCGGATATTATTCATAATTTGGAAGAGGCACGTAGATTTGTGGAAAAAATTGGATACCCTGTAATTGTGCGACCTGCCTTTACAATGGGAGGAACTGGTGGAGGAATATGCCATAATGATGAAGAACTGGAAGATATTGTTACAAATGGACTTAGATATTCGCCAGTAACTCAATGTTTATTGGAAAAATCAATTTCAGGATACAAGGAAATTGAGTATGAAGTAATGCGTGACAGCAATGATACAGCGATTGTTGTCTGCAATATGGAAAATATTGATCCAGTTGGGATTCACACGGGAGATTCGATTGTAGTAGCACCTTCGCAAACGTTGACAGACAGGGAATATCACATGTTAAGGGATGTTTCGTTGAAAATAATAAGAGCGTTGAAAATAGAAGGTGGGTGTAACGTTCAGCTGGCATTAGATCCGTATTCGTTCAATTATTATATTATTGAGGTAAATCCGAGGGTATCACGTTCATCGGCACTCGCTTCAAAGGCAACAGGTTATCCAATTGCAAAAATTGCCGCAAAAATTGCGGTTGGATTGACACTTGATGAAATTATAAATCCTGTTACCAAAAATTCGTATGCGTGCTTTGAGCCGTCACTTGACTATGTTGTAAGTAAAATACCGAGATTTCCATTTGACAAATTTGAAAAGGCAGATAGACATCTAGGAACTCAAATGAAGGCAACTGGAGAAGTAATGGCTATTGGTAGAACTTATGAGGAAAGTTTGTTAAAAGCTATTCGTTCACTTGAGTACGGAGTACATCACTTGGGGCTTCCAAATGGGGATGAATTTAGCTTGGAATATATTTTGAGAAGAATCCAGAAAGCCGGAGATGAAAGATTGTTTTTCATTGGGGAAGCATTAAGACGAGGAGTTACTCCACAGGAAATACATGATATTACAAAGATTGACATGTTTTTCCTTGATAAAATGAAAAATATTATTGATATCGAAGTTGAATTGAAGGCGAATGTAAATAATCCAGATGCACTGCTGTTTGCCAAAAGATATGGATTTTCAGATAAAGTTATTGCACACCGTTGGAATACGACAGAAGATAAAGTTTACAAACTTCGTGAAAAATGCAATATTAAGCCTGTGTTTAAGATGGTTGATACCTGTGCGGCTGAATTTAAGTCAGAAACACCTTATTTTTACTCGACTTATGAGCAGGAAAATGAAAGTGTTGTAGGAAATAAGAAAAAAATTATTGTACTTGGCTCAGGACCTATTAGAATTGGACAAGGTGTTGAATTTGACTATGCGACAGTTCACGCTGTGAAGGCGATAAAAGAGTCTGGCTATGAGGCGATTATTGTAAATAACAACCCAGAAACTGTTTCAACGGACTTTTCAATTTCGGATAAGCTTTATTTTGAGCCACTTACAGAAGAGGATGTTATGGCAATAATTGAACTTGAACAGCCAGAAGGCGTTGTTGTTCAATTTGGTGGACAGACGGCAATTAACTTGGCTGAAAAATTGGCAAGGCATGGTGTTAAAATATTGGGAACAGCACTTGAAGAAATTGATAATGCGGAAAACCGTGATAAATTCGAGGCATTGCTGCATAAATTGAATATTCCTCAGCCTCTTGGAAAAACTGCATTTGATACGGAAACTGCTGTAAAAAATGCGGCTGAAATCGGGTATCCTGTTCTAGTGCGTCCATCTTACGTATTAGGTGGAAGAGCAATGGAAATCGTATATCGTGAAGAGGAATTACGTCAATATATGGAAAATGCTGTAAAAGTGTCGCCTGATTATCCTGTGCTTACTGACAGATATTTAGTTGGAAAGGAAATCGAGGTGGATGCAATTTGCGATGGGGAAACAGTTGTGATTCCTGGAATTATGGAGCATATCGAAAGAGCGGGAGTCCATTCTGGAGATTCTATCGCGGTTTATCCTCCACAAAGCATTACAGATTCACAAAAGCGTACATTGATTGACTATACAACAAGACTTGCAAAAGGATTAAACATTATAGGGCTTTTGAATATTCAGTATGTAATTAGCGATGGGGAAGTTTATGTGCTGGAAGTAAATCCTAGAAGTTCAAGGACAGTTCCATTTTTAAGCAAGATTACAGGTGTTCCTATGGCAAATCTTGCTATGAAGGGAATTCTTGGAGAAATGTTGAAAAGTAAAGGCTATCAAACTGGATTAATTGAAGAAAGTAAACACGTGTATACAAAAGTTCCTGTGTTCAGTTTTCAAAAACTGAAAGATGTGGACACAACGCTAGGGCCTGAAATGAAGTCTACAGGAGAAGTTATGGGAAGTGATGAAAACCTTGAAAAATCACTTTACAAAGGATTAATTTCGTCTGGAATTAAAGTCAAGGATCAAGGAAGCGTATTGTTTACAATTAGTGGAACGGCAAAAGAGGAAGCTTATGGACTGGCTAAGAGATTTTCTCGGTTAGGTTATCATATAATGGCTACGAAAGGTACAGCCAGATATTTTGAGGAAAAAGGTCTTCGTGTTGAAACAGTTGGAAAAATTGAAGAAGAAGGAAAATATGAACACGATGTGCTAGGGCTGATTTATAAAGGACTTGTAGATATGGTAATAAATACAGCTGGTAAGAAAAAGACTGCAAGAAACGATGGATTTAAAATCAGACGTGCCGCAAGTGAGCAGGAAATAGCCTGCCTGACTTCACTTGATACAACGGACGCTTTACTGAAAGTTCTGGAATCCATTTCATTTAATGTAAGTTCGATATAA
- the carA gene encoding glutamine-hydrolyzing carbamoyl-phosphate synthase small subunit: protein MYALDKQLVLEDGSVYKGYGFGADVEMAGEVVFNTAMTGYQETISDPSYNGQIITFTYPLIGNYGINRDDYETINPSIKGIITREICRKPSNFRNEFTLDEVLKDLNIPGISGIDTRSLTKKIREHGTIKGIIVSADKDPQEIAENLKINSLPTNQIEQVSTKKAFLSSGRGMRVVLLDLGMKSGIMRELNSRDCDIVVMPHNATSKEILRQKPDGIMLSNGPGDPTDVPETIATIRELIDKVPIFGICMGHQLISLACGAKTYKLLFGHRGANQPVINLQTGKVDITAQNHGYAVDIDSLKDTELELTHIAVNDRTCEGVRHKKYPVFSVQYHPEASPGPHDPNYLFDMFIENMKKNRK, encoded by the coding sequence ATGTACGCATTGGATAAACAGCTTGTTTTGGAAGATGGTAGTGTGTATAAGGGGTATGGATTTGGAGCAGATGTGGAAATGGCTGGAGAAGTCGTTTTTAATACTGCGATGACTGGGTATCAGGAAACTATTTCAGATCCATCGTATAATGGGCAAATTATTACATTTACTTATCCGTTAATTGGAAATTATGGGATAAATAGGGATGATTATGAAACTATTAATCCAAGTATTAAGGGAATTATAACTCGTGAAATATGTAGAAAACCTTCTAATTTTAGAAATGAATTTACATTGGATGAAGTTTTGAAGGACTTGAATATTCCAGGAATTTCTGGAATTGATACACGTAGTCTGACAAAGAAAATAAGAGAGCATGGAACGATTAAGGGAATTATCGTTAGTGCAGACAAAGATCCGCAAGAAATTGCAGAAAATTTAAAAATCAATTCGTTGCCAACCAATCAAATCGAACAGGTATCGACAAAAAAGGCATTTCTTTCATCTGGAAGAGGGATGAGAGTTGTTCTGCTTGATTTAGGTATGAAATCAGGAATTATGAGGGAACTTAACTCAAGGGACTGTGATATTGTCGTAATGCCACATAATGCAACTTCTAAAGAAATTTTAAGACAAAAACCAGATGGAATAATGTTAAGCAATGGACCGGGAGATCCGACAGATGTTCCAGAAACAATTGCTACAATTAGGGAATTAATAGATAAAGTGCCAATTTTTGGAATTTGCATGGGACATCAGCTAATTTCACTTGCCTGCGGAGCAAAAACATATAAATTGCTATTCGGACATCGTGGGGCAAATCAGCCAGTAATAAATTTACAGACTGGAAAAGTTGATATTACGGCACAAAATCATGGATATGCCGTAGATATTGACTCATTGAAGGATACAGAGCTAGAATTGACACATATTGCAGTAAATGACAGGACTTGTGAAGGTGTAAGACATAAAAAATATCCAGTATTTTCGGTACAGTATCATCCAGAGGCTTCTCCAGGTCCACATGACCCAAATTATTTATTTGATATGTTTATTGAAAATATGAAAAAGAATCGGAAATAA
- a CDS encoding DUF898 domain-containing protein: MIYAWKINHTVIEGRRLKFNGSAIGLFGNWIKWLLLIVVTLGIYGFWVNIKLEQWKVKNTTFLN; the protein is encoded by the coding sequence ATGATTTATGCTTGGAAAATAAATCATACTGTTATTGAAGGCAGAAGGCTAAAGTTTAATGGTAGTGCAATAGGTTTATTTGGCAACTGGATAAAATGGTTATTGCTAATAGTGGTAACTTTAGGAATATATGGATTTTGGGTAAATATTAAGTTAGAACAATGGAAAGTGAAAAATACAACTTTTTTAAATTAA
- the rpsI gene encoding 30S ribosomal protein S9 encodes MAEKIQYLGTGRRKTSVARVRLVPGETGVTINGKDMREYFGGREILAKIVEQPLELTETLNKYGVKVNVIGGGNTGQAGAIRHGVSRALLVADAELRGALKEAGFLTRDSRMVERKKYGKKKARRSPQFSKR; translated from the coding sequence GTGGCAGAAAAAATTCAATATTTAGGAACTGGAAGAAGAAAAACTTCAGTAGCAAGAGTAAGATTAGTACCAGGTGAAACTGGAGTAACAATAAATGGAAAAGATATGAGAGAATATTTTGGTGGAAGAGAAATCTTAGCTAAAATAGTAGAACAACCATTAGAATTAACAGAAACTTTAAACAAATACGGAGTAAAAGTTAATGTAATCGGTGGAGGAAACACTGGACAAGCAGGAGCAATTAGACATGGTGTTTCAAGAGCTTTATTAGTAGCTGACGCTGAATTAAGAGGAGCTTTAAAAGAAGCAGGATTCTTAACAAGAGATTCAAGAATGGTTGAAAGAAAAAAATACGGGAAAAAGAAAGCAAGAAGAAGCCCACAATTCTCAAAAAGATAG
- the rplM gene encoding 50S ribosomal protein L13, protein MSKYTVMQKKEEVVRNWYEIDAEGKVLGKLATEIAVRLMGKHKPSYTPHVDGGDFVIVLNADKIAVTGNKLLDKKYYRHSGYPGGLKVRSLEEMLQKQPTEVIRKAVERMLPKNKLGSQMINRLRLFTGTEHTHTAQKPERIEL, encoded by the coding sequence GTGAGTAAATACACTGTAATGCAAAAAAAAGAAGAAGTTGTAAGAAACTGGTATGAGATAGACGCAGAAGGAAAAGTACTTGGAAAATTAGCTACTGAAATCGCAGTTAGATTAATGGGTAAACATAAGCCAAGCTACACACCACACGTTGATGGAGGAGATTTTGTTATCGTATTGAACGCTGATAAAATTGCTGTAACAGGGAACAAATTATTAGACAAAAAATATTACAGACATAGTGGATATCCAGGTGGATTGAAAGTAAGAAGTTTAGAAGAAATGTTACAAAAACAACCTACTGAAGTAATCAGAAAAGCTGTAGAAAGAATGTTACCTAAAAACAAATTAGGAAGCCAAATGATTAACAGATTGAGATTATTCACAGGAACAGAACATACACATACAGCACAAAAACCAGAAAGAATAGAGTTATAG